The following coding sequences are from one Humulus lupulus chromosome X, drHumLupu1.1, whole genome shotgun sequence window:
- the LOC133804401 gene encoding endoplasmin homolog — MRKWTIPSALLLLCLLCLLPDQGSKIHVNAEDNSDELVDPPKVEDKIGAVPNGLSTDSDVVKREAESISRRSLRNTAEKFEFQAEVSRLMDIIINSLYSNKDIFLRELISNASDALDKIRFLSLTDKEILGEGDNAKLEILIKLDKEKKILSIRDRGIGMTKEDLIKNLGTIAKSGTSAFVEKMQTSGDLNLIGQFGVGFYSVYLVADYVEVISKNNDDKQYVWESKADGAFAVSEDTWNEPLGRGTEIRLHLREEAGEYLEESKLKDLVKRYSEFINFPIYLWASKEVDVEVPAEEDDTSEEEESTETKTSEEEEEDAEKTEGEDSEKKSKTKKVKETTYEWELLNDVKAIWLRNPKEVTEEEYTKFYHSLAKDFSDDKPLSWSHFTAEGDVEFKAVLFVPPKAPHDLYESYYNANKSNLKLYVRRVFISDEFDELLPKYLNFLMGLVDSDTLPLNVSREMLQQHSSLKTIKKKLIRKALDMIRKLAEEDPDESSYKEKKDVENSGDDEVKRGQYTKFWNEFGKSIKLGIIEDATNRNRLAKLLRFESSKSDGKLTSLDQYISRMKSGQKDIFYITGTSKEQLEKSPFLERLKKKNFEVVFFTDPVDEYLMQYLMDYEDKKFQNVSKEGLKLGKDSKDKEFKESFKELTKWWKSALASDNVDDVKVSNRLDDTPCVVVTSKYGWSANMEKIMQSQTLSDASKQAYMRGKRVLEINPRHPIIKELRERVVQNPEDENVKQTAQLMYQTALVESGFNLPDPKDFASRIYNSVKSNLKINPDATIEEEDDAEEVEAESTKEAAAPPKAENDDDDAGAVKDEL, encoded by the exons ATGAGGAAGTGGACGATTCCTTCCGCTCTTCTTCTCCTCTGCCTTCTCTGTCTTCTCCCAGATCAAG GTAGTAAAATACACGTAAATGCGGAGGACAACTCCGATGAGCTTGTAGATCCACCTAAGGTCGAAGACAAAATCGGCGCCGTTCCAAATGGTTTATCTACTGACTCCGACGTCGTTAAGAG GGAGGCGGAGTCAATTTCAAGGAGATCTCTTCGCAACACTGCGGAGAAGTTTGAGTTCCAGGCGGAGGTGTCTAGACTCATGGATATCATTATCAACTCCCTTTATAGCAACAAAGACATTTTCTTGAGGGAATTGATCTCCAATGCTTCTGAT GCACTGGACAAGATTAGATTCCTTTCCCTTACAGACAAGGAAATTTTGGGCGAAGGTGATAACGCTAAGCTTGAGATCCTG ATTAAATTAGACAAAGAGAAGAAAATCCTTTCAATTCGTGACAGAGGTATAGGCATGACAAAGGAGGATTTGATTAAGAACCTGGGTACTATAGCAAAATCTGGAACATCAG CATTCGTTGAGAAGATGCAGACCAGTGGAGATCTCAATCTCATTGGTCAATTTGGAGTGGGGTTCTACTCTGTATATCTTGTTGCGGACTATGTTGAAGTAATTAGTAAGAACAATGACGACAAGCA GTACGTTTGGGAGTCAAAGGCTGATGGTGCATTTGCTGTTTCTGAAGATACATGGAACGAGCCACTAGGACGTGGAACTGAGATTAGATTGCACCTTAGAGAAGAAGCTGGGGAGTACTTGGAAGAGAGCAAGCTAAAG GACTTGGTAAAAAGGTATTCTGAATTCATCAACTTCCCCATCTATCTTTGGGCGAGCAAGGAGGTTGATGTAGAGGTTCCTGCTGAAGAAGATGACACTAGCGAGGAAGAGGAATCAA CTGAAACTAAAACTTCTGAGGAAGAAGAGGAGGATGCTGAGAAAACTGAAGGTGAAGACTCTGAGAAAAAATCGAAGACAAAGAAGGTGAAGGAAACAACTTATGAATGGGAACTTTTGAATGATGTTAAAGCTATTTGGCTGCGGAATCCAAAGGAGGTGACAGAAGAAGAGTACACCAAATTCTACCACTCTCTTGCTAAG GATTTCAGTGATGATAAGCCTTTATCATGGAGTCATTTTACCGCTGAAGGTGATGTGGAGTTCAAGGCTGTGTTGTTTGTGCCCCCTAAAGCTCCTCATGATCTTTATGAGAGTTACTATAACGCCAACAAATCCAACTTGAAGTTATATGTCAGAAGGGTTTTCATCTCAGATGAATTTGATGAGCTTTTGCCAAAATACCTGAACTTTTTAATG GGTCTTGTTGATTCTGACACTCTGCCACTCAATGTGTCAAGAGAGATGCTTCAACAGCACAGCAGTTTGAAAACTATCAAGAAGAAGCTCATTCGCAAGGCACTTGATATGATTCGTAAGCTTGCTGAAGAAGATCCTGATGAGTCCAGCTACAAAGAGAAGAAAG ACGTTGAAAATTCCGGCGATGATGAGGTGAAGAGAGGTCAGTACACAAAATTCTGGAATGAATTTGGAAAGTCTATCAAATTAGGTATCATTGAGGATGCCACTAACAGAAATCGTTTGGCTAAACTTCTAAGATTTGAGAG CTCCAAGTCTGATGGCAAATTGACATCATTGGATCAGTACATTTCAAGAATGAAATCAGGACAAAAGGATATATTCTACATTACTGGAACCAGCAAAGAGCAATTGGAGAAATCTCCTTTCCTTGAGCGTCTTAAAAAGAAGAATTTTGAG GTTGTTTTCTTCACAGATCCTGTTGATGAATACCTGATGCAATACCTGATGGATTACGAAGACAAAAAGTTCCAGAATGTGTCTAAGGAGGGACTGAAACTTGGCAAAGACTCAAAAGACAAGGAGTTTAAGGAGTCATTTAAGGAGCTCACGAAGTGGTGGAAGAGTGCTCTTGCCAGTGACAATGTGGATGATGTGAAGGTGTCCAACCGTTTGGATGACACTCCTTGCGTTGTTGTGACCTCCAAGTATGGTTGGAGTGCAAATATGGAGAAGATTATGCAGTCTCAGACTCTATCTGATGCTAGCAAACAAGCATATATGCGTGGGAAGAGGGTGCTCGAAATCAACCCGAGGCACCCAATCATCAAGGAGCTCCGAGAGAGAGTTGTTCAGAACCCAGAG GATGAGAACGTGAAGCAAACAGCACAACTCATGTACCAGACTGCACTCGTGGAGAGTGGCTTCAACCTTCCTGACCCCAAGGACTTTGCATCTCGAATCTACAATTCTGTAAAGTCCAACCTGAAAATCAATCCTGATGCAACCATCGAGGAGGAAGATGATGCCGAAGAGGTTGAGGCAGAAAGTACCAAGGAGGCTGCTGCTCCGCCGAAGGccgaaaatgatgatgatgatgcaggAGCTGTCAAGGACGAATTGTAG